The following DNA comes from Candidatus Binatus sp..
TGCAGGGGTCACCCCTGCGCATTTGCCCGCGTCATCGCGCGCCGGTACCTTGTAGGCAGATGTCCTCTGCTCCGACTGAGTCTTTGAACCTCGTATTCGACGCCGACGACACGCTCTGGGATTCCAATATCCATTTTCTCGAGGCGTTCGATTTCTTCGCTGCGGCGGTTGGCGACGCGGGCGTCGGCAGCTCTCGCATCGAGATTCACGCCGCGGTGCGCCGCGCCGAAATGCGGCTTATCAAAACCCATGGTTACGGCCGCCGTCCTTACGTGATGGCGCTGCATCAGGCGGCTGCCGAACTGGCGCCCGCGGGTCACGACCGCTTGCGCGACGAGATCGAGCGAATCGGCGCGCATCTGCTCGATCGCGACTGCGCGTTGCTGCCCGACGTCGAGCCCACGCTTCAGCAGCTTGCGCGGCGTCACCGCCTGCTGATTTTCACCAAGGGCCAGCGCGACGAACAGTTGCAAAAGCTCGCGCGTTCCGGTCTCGGTCCGCTCTTCGATCGGGTCGAGACTCCGCGCGAGAAGGACGTCGATGCCTATCGCCGGCTGGTGCGCGACGCGGAGCTCGATCCGTCGCTGACTTTTATGATTGGAAACAGTCCGCGCTCGGACATCAATCCCGCGGTCGCGGCCGGTCTGCGCGCCGTTTTCATACCGCATCCGCATACCTGGGACCTCGAGCACGAAGAAATCAACGAAGCCGGCGACAGGATCATCGAACTATCCTCCTTCCGCCGCCTGGTCGAAGTATTCTAGTATCGATCATTCGATGTCCACTGCCGAACTCATAGACGACTTGCTTCCGCACCAGCCGCCCGTTGGCGCTGCCGGCCCTGCCAAGGCGAAGCCTCCGCTGGCGCTGCGCCCGCTGCATCGAATGTGGCGGCGCACGATCGACGCGATTCAGCTGTCCAAGGTGGATTTGCCGGTGCGCGGATTGCCGGGGGCTTTGCGCGGACTGGTCGCATGCCAGATAAGCGACTTTCACGTCGATCGCGACGAGGATCTGGA
Coding sequences within:
- a CDS encoding HAD family hydrolase, whose amino-acid sequence is MNLVFDADDTLWDSNIHFLEAFDFFAAAVGDAGVGSSRIEIHAAVRRAEMRLIKTHGYGRRPYVMALHQAAAELAPAGHDRLRDEIERIGAHLLDRDCALLPDVEPTLQQLARRHRLLIFTKGQRDEQLQKLARSGLGPLFDRVETPREKDVDAYRRLVRDAELDPSLTFMIGNSPRSDINPAVAAGLRAVFIPHPHTWDLEHEEINEAGDRIIELSSFRRLVEVF